The Arcobacter arenosus region TAATTTTTTACTTAATATGTTATTATTACGCACAATCGTTCGTATTTATAAAAAAGGTTACAAATGGAAATATGGAAAAAAAAATTTACACTAGAAGAGATAAATGAATCTAGTAAAAATACAGCCACTGAAAATTTAGAAATTGTAATTACTAAATTGACAGAAAATAGCTTAGAAGGTCAAATGCCAGTTAATGAAAAAACTTGCCAACCAAAAGGTATTTTACATGGTGGAGCATCGGCTTTAATGATTGAAACATTAGGAAGTTTTGCAGGGTATTTAGCGGCTCCTATTAATGATGGTATTGTTGGAATAGAAATAAATGCAAACCATATTGCAGGTGTAAAAAAAGGAAACTATGTAAGAGGAGTTGCAACACCTTTACACATAGGGAAAACAACACATGTATGGGAAGTTAAAATTTATGAAAATGATACCAATAAACTTTGTTGTGCGGGAAGAATTACTCTTGCTGTGATAAAAGAACAAATATAAGGAGAATTTAATTCTCTTTATACTTTCCTAATATAAAAAAAGAAGCTAAGGTTAAAACTAAAATACTTATTGCTAAAATAAAAAAATCTTCACTTTTAAAACTTAATACAATTGCAGAAACTAAAGAGGCCATTCCAAATTGAAGAACACCTGCAACCGAAGAAGCAACCCCTGCATTTTTTGAAAAAGAGTTCATTGCAAGAGCCAAAGAGTTACCAAAAATAAAACCCATTAGACCAGTATAAATTATTAGATAAATCATTGTTTCTATTAAAGTTATATCTTTATAATTTAATAAAAAAAGTATACAAATAAAAACTTGGATTAAAAGTGTTATTTTCATGATTTTTATAATCTCAAAATGTTTCAATAAAGTAATATTAAATTTTGTAAATACCATTAATGCTACAAAATGAGAACTAAAATATAAAGGGAATAAATCTGTTGAAATATTAAATGATTCAATATAAATAAAAGAAGCTTTTGAAATAAAAACAAATATACCCGAAAAACTTAACCCCAATACAAACATAGAAATCATAGCTTTTTTATTAGATAAAACCAAATAAAATGAATTCAAAATATTTTGTTTTTCATCACTTTTTGTATTATCTAAATATTTTTGAACAATAAACAAAATTATAAGAGGATATACTGTTAAAAATATAAAAACTGCTTCCCATGGGAAGAAATGGATTATAAAAGCACCAATAGCTGGAGCTATTAAAGGAGCTACACTTCTAACTGTACCAATTATTGAAAAGACTTTTGCAGCTTCATTACCTTTAAATTTATCCCTAACAACAGCAGAAGCATTTACTAAAACAATACCCCCACAAAATGCCTCAAAAAATCTATATATCCAGATTTCATAAATTGAATGACTAAATATAATTAAGAAACTAAAAAAAGAAAATCCTATTAAACCATAAATAGAACTACTTCTTCTTCCAAACCTATCTGAAATCACTCCACCAAAAATTTGCCCAACAGATAAACCAATTAAAAAAATAGCTATAGATAATTCTACTTTTTCGATAGATACATTAAAAGAAGATGAAATATCTGGAATAGAGGGGATATATGTATCAATTCCCATTGGACCTAATGAAGCTAAAAGAGCTAATAATATAGCTAAATAGATATGATTAGTTAATTTTTTCAAAATTAAAAACTTTTAGGATTTATAGGAATACCTTTAAATGACTGATTCATTTTCAAAGGATATTCCTATTTTTTTAATCTAATACAACAAGTGCATCAAGGGCAAAAACACCTTCAGCTTTTGCAACTAAAGGATTAATCTCTACTTCAGAAATTCTTTCATTTGATACAATTAAATCAGCAATTTTAGTTACTGTTTGAGCAATTGCTTTAATATCTACAACTTCGGCACCCCTTGCACCTTTTAATAATGCTGCTGATTTTAAAGATGAAATTTCATCAACTATTGCATCAACTCCCAAATCAGGAGTAATTAAACAAACATCTTTTAAAATTTCAATCCAAATTCCACCAAGTCCAACTAAAACAACTGGTCCCCATTGTTCATCTCTTCTTGCACCAATTACAATTTCAGGACCCATTTGAGCCATACCTTCAATTAAAATACCATCTAATTTTATACCTATAGCTTCAATATCTGTCATCATCTTATTAAAAGCAATTTTTAATTCATCATCACTTTTAATATTTAACACAACTCCACCAGCATCAGTTTTATGAGCTAGTTTTGCTGATTGTGCTTTTAAAACCACGGGGTATGATAATTCATTTGCAATTTTTATAGCTTCATTTTCATCTTTTGCTAAAGCACCCTTTGGAATAGGAATATCAAGTTTTGCTAAAATCTCTTTTGACTTATATTCAGGTACATTTCCTGAATCAAGTTGTGAAATCATATCAATTTTGATAATTTCATTTTCCCTTCTTTGTTTAGATTTATTTCTACAAAGTTTGTCAACATTTGATAAGGCTTTTACTGCACTTTCCATTGATTTACCTAATACTACACCATTATCTCGAGCAAGTGTCATAAATTCAGGTTCATAAATATTTGATTCATCTAAAGGTACATAAATAGCAGGTTTTTCTGGATGTTTTTTCATACTATCAATAAAACCATTTAAAAATATACTTTTTGTACCAATATCTTGGTCAGTTGGTAAAACAACTAAGGTAGACCCAATTTTAGGTTCAGTTAATAAAAGGTCTAATCCCTTTCCCACAAGCTCTGGATCTCGTGCAGCTTCAACACCTACATCAAAAGGATTTCTAGCAGGTAAATACTCAGGGATAATCTCTTTTAGTTTTTCTTCAATATCACTTGATAATGCAGCCATAACTAAATTACAATCTTCAAATTGATCAGTTGCAATTGCACAAACTGCACCTGAGTGTGTTAATAAACCAACTTCTCCACTTACAGGTTTTGGAAACCTAAGTAGTAACTCACTCAAAGTGATTAATTCATCTAATGAATTAACCATAGCAACCCCAGCATTAAGAAGTTTTGTTTCCATTAGAGTATAATCACCTGTTAAAGAACCTGTATGTGATTGAGTAATACTTCTTGAAGCTTCACTTCTTCCTGAATGCATTAAAATTACATTTTTATTAACTGCATTTGCTCTTTTAACTGCATTTAGTAGGTTTTGTGGATTTTTAATCTCTTCTGCATAAATTGCAATTGCCCCTGTGTATTCATCTTCAATAAAAAAATCAATTAAATCAGATAACTCAATATCTGCTTGATTTCCAATTGTTACAGAATAACTTGTAGGAACTGCTCTTTTACCTAATGATTGACCAATAAATAAACCAATTCCACCACTTTGAGTAATAATTGCAACCCCTTTTGAACCATTTTTATCAAAAGGAACTTGTTTTGGTAAATCAATCAATACAAGATGAAAATTGTTAACATAATTAAAATAACCAATGCAATTTGGTCCAACTAATCTTATGTTATTTTCATAGGCATATTTACCAATTTTATCTTGTAAAGCGTGACCTTCCTCACCTAATTCTGCAAAACCAGCACTCATACAAACAACGGTTTTAACATCAATAGATTTTAAATCAACTATTGCATCATAAACACTTGCTGCAGGGATTGCTAAAATTCCTAAGTCGATACCTTTTGGTAAATCATTAAGACTTGTCTTAATCTCAATTCCATCAATATCTCCACTATTTCTACCAAGTAAATTTATCTCCCCTTTATAACCATTTAGTTTTAAAGTTTTAATAATATTTCTTGCACTAGAACCAGGTTTTGCAGAGGCTCCTAAGATTACAACTGATTTTGGATTCAATAATGAAGAGATAGATTCAACTGTCTCTTCATTAGTTCTTCTTATTGCTTTATTCAATTTAAAAACCTTGATTCAAAATTAAAATGGATAAGGATGATTACCTAAAGCTTCAACAGTTACCCATTTAAGTTCAGTCATCTCTTCAATAGAGAAGTGCCCACCTTCTCTACCCATACCACTATCTTTAATTCCACCAAATGGGATATGAGCTTCATCCATGATTGTAGGTCCATTAATATGAACCATTCCAGCTTCAATCTCTTCTGATAGTTTTAAAGCATTTCCAATATCATTAGTTACAACTGCTGAACTTAATCCATAATTTGTCATATTTGCAACTTCAACTGCTTCTTCAACAGTTTTAACTTTAATTAGTGCCGCAACAGGACCAAATGCTTCATCATGATAAACTTTCATCTCAGATGTTACATCAGAAATAACAGTTGGCTCATAGAAACATCCTGAATGAGAATTACCACATAACACTTTAGCACCTTTACTAACAGCATCATTTACTAATCCATCAATAAAACTACATTGTGCTTCTTCAATAAGTGGTCCAACAATAGTTGTAGGTAAACTTGGATCAGAAGCTTTGATTCCAGAAATTTTAGCCGCAAATTTTTGAGCAAAGGCATCAAAAATCTCTTCTTGAACAATAATTTTAGAACCAGCCATACAAATTTGACCTTGGTGCATAAAAATAGAAAATGCAGCAGTATCAACAGCATAATCAACATCAGCATCATTTAAAATAATCATTGGAGATTTTCCACCAAGTTCAACTGTAAATTTAGTTAAATTAGCAGCTGCACTTGAAGCAATTAATTTACCAGTTGCAGTTGACCCAGTAAAGGTAATCATCTTAACCCTCTTATCTGTTTGGAAAGTTTCACCTAAAACTGAACTTGAACAAGGGATTACATTAAATACTCCATCAGGAAGTCCAGCTTCTTTAAAAATTTCTCCAAAAATAAGACCTGTAATTGCAGTATTGCTTGAAGGTTTTAATACAAAAGTGTTACCAGCAGCAATTGCAAATGCAAACTTTTTAGAAGATAAAATCATAGGTGCGTTAAAAGGAGCAATTCCAGCAATAACACCTAATGGTCTTCTAACACTATAAGATAACATACCAGTTTCATTTGTAGCATGTGTATATCCAGATACTCTTCTACATTCACCAGCAGCTACTCTAAAGATATCAGCAACTAAACCAATTTCAAACATAGATTTACCAAAAGCAGAACCTGTTTCTGTAATTAGGATTTCTCTAATCTCTTCTGTTCTACTTTCAAAAATATCAGCAGCTTTTAAAAGAATTGCTTCTCTTTGTCTTGGTGTTGTATTTGCCCAAGATTTTGATGCTTTATGAGCGGCATCAATTGCAGACTCAATATCTTCTTTACTAGCCATATGAACTTTTGCAAAAGCCTTTCCAGTAGAAGGAGAGATATCATCAATTATAGTATTTGATGATGAAGGAACATCTTGACCATTAATAAATAGTTTGTATTCTTTTTTCATTTTTATACCTTATTGATTTGCTATAGATTTTTTAACTGCATCAACGATTTTTTGTCCGTCGATACCTTTACCATTCATTTCAGCAACCCATCTTTGAACAGTTTTTTCACCTGCTGCATCAAATTTTGCTGTTTCTTCTTCACTTAAAGTAATAATCTCACCACCAGATTTAACTTGTAATCCTTTTCCAATTGCTTCAAAATCATCTGCTAATTTTGCAAATTTAGCAATTTGTTTTTTTCCAGTAGTTTGAGCTAATACATCTTTTAATTCTTGTGAAAGACTTTCATATTTTTCTTTATTCATTAGTAGTAAAAGAACAGAACCACCAAATCCTCCACCACCTTTGATTTCAGTAGTGTATTTAGTTAATTGTTGAAACTTAAATGCTGGGAAAATTTCCATTGGTAAAGCTGCACCATCAACTGCACCTTTAGATAAAGCTTGAGGAGCCGCAGGTAAAGGCATACCAACTGGCTCAGCACCTAATTCTTGAATATACCAAGCACCAGTTCGAGAAGGAGATCTTAATTTTAATCCTTTAACTGCATCTAATGAGTCAACTTTTTTACTAACTGTACTTAATTGGTATGGACCAGCCATTGCAATAACAAGTGGATGTACATCTGTAAAGTCATCTTTTAATAAATCAAAGTTGTCTTTTGCCGCCATTGCAGTTTTTAAACTTGAGTTTGTATGTACAGTTGGTAATTCTAAAACTTCTGTTCTAGGGAAAACACCTGGAGTATAACCTGCAACTGTATAAACAATATCAGCAACACCATCTCTAGCTTGTTTGTATAATTCATTTGGTTTACCACCCATACTCATTGATGGAAACATTTCAATTTTAATTTTCCCTTGTGATAGTTTTTCAACTTCAGCTGCCCATGGCTCTAAAAGTTTAGCATATGGCGGTGCTTTTGGACTTAAAAAAGTATGCATTGTAAGAACTGTCGCTTTTTCTGCACCCCATAATGAGCTTACTAATAACATTGACCCAGCTAAACCTAGTGTTGCTTTTTTAACTAACTTATTCATAATTGTCTTTCCCTTTTGTAATATATTTACCTACTGATTATAACGTCCCACCATAGCAAATAAATAACATTAATAAGAACTTATTATCTTTCAATATCTTTGTTATAAGCACCTAAACCTGGCTTATAAGTTTTCTCATAAATAAACTGTTTAATTCCTTCTTTTCTACCAGTATTATCAAAATAATTTGCTGCTTCTTGAGCTTTTACTAAATACTCTTCTGCATTTTGATATGTCATTTCAGAAACTTTTCTAACTGCTTGTTTTGTAGCATGTAAAGCAACTGGGTTTTTCTCTTTTAACACATTACAAACTTCGATAACTCTATCTTTAAGTTTGTCTGAATCACAAGCTTCATTTACTAATCCCCATTGAGCAGCTTTTTCACCATCTACATTTTCCCCCATCATTGAATGATACATTGCATCTCTAAAACTTAATAATTCAACAGCAACTTTTGTCGCACCTCCACCTGGTAAAATTCCCCAGTTGATTTCAGATAATCCAAACTGTGCATCTTTTGCAGCAAATGCTAAATCACAAGCGAATAATGGTCCATAAGCACCACCAAAACACCATCCATTTACCATTGCAATTGTTGGTTTATAAAAATCTCTTAGTCTTTTCCACCATCCATAAGCTTCCCTTTGAGATTGTCTAATTGCACCTAAACCTTTTGCTTCATTTTCAACAAAATACTCTTTTAAGTCCATACCAGCACTAAATGCAGTACCCTCACCTGTTAAAACAAGAACAGAAACATCATCTGAATACTCTAACTCATCAAGAATCTCCATCATTCTTCTATTAACAGCTGGACTCATACAATTTCTTTTTTCTGGTCTATTATAAGAAACCCATGCAATTCCATCTACTACTTCGTACTTTACTACGTCTTTTTCACTACTCATATACTTTTCCTTTTATTAAATTTATTTTTTATTTATTTGATTTGCCAATCATGTGCAAATGGTTCTAGCTTAACATCTTTGATTAATGTACTAGTTCCATTTTGTGCATCATCACCTACCTCTTTAAGAAATCTTCTTAAATTTTCAGTAGAAGATAAACCTTTTAATACCTGAATACCCTCAATTTCAACTTTTAGTATTTCAGAATATAAAGCTGCAATTGATTGTTGAGACTTATCTATTTTTGATGCATGTGCACAAAGTGCAAGCATCGCAACAAGAAGTTCAATTTTTTTACCCAATCTATGGATTGGAACCTGTGCACCAGTTTGTTCTAATTGATAATACAAACTCATACCTAGGTAAAGCCATTTACATTTTCGTAGATTTCTTTCTGCATATTGAACATATGGTTTTAAATCTGCTGGAATTTCGTCATATCTAGATTTCATAGATACAGGAACTAATCTTCCTAATAGATGTGGAATCTCCTTTAAACCATTTCCTATAATCCAAGAGATTAATTTATAAAATCCCGGTTTTGCAAGTAATTTTAAAGTTGCCGTTGTACATCTACCTGGATATTTCATAAAAGTTTTTAAATCGATTTTTAAGATTCTTTCATCTTTTTCAACAGGCTCTCCGTTTTTCATGTTAGCTTCTTGTAAAACACTTAACATACTTGCAACATTGTCTTTTGTGAAATTAGAAGTAATATCTTTAATCATACCCATCAAAATCAAGTCATTTTCACCCTCAACAATTCCAAATACATGGATATTTGCTCTAGCTTCTGTAACCCTTGAACTTCTATCAAAACTTCTTCCACCAATAACTCTTTCACAAGAGATTAATGATTCTAAAGCTGAACTTGCTGCAAAAGATTTTGAGATATCTCTTAAACCAGCTAAATCAACTCCATTTTTATCTTGATTCAAAGAAAGGTGAGATAATGCTTGAGATGTTAATGCACCACCTAACATTTTTCCAATTCTTAAACGAGGTAATTCATGTTTGATAATAGGACCACCTACTCCTAATCTTTTAATTGCATAATTAACAGAATCTGATGCCATCATTCTTTGATAACCTGCACACATTGCAGTTAACATACATCTACCCATTCTAAGGCAATAAAATAAAACCTCTACTCCATCAGCTTTGATTTCATTTTCTACTGGAATTGGGAAGTTTGAGAAAGTAATTCTTGTGTTATAAATTGATTTAAAAGCATCAGAATTTGAAGAAACAATATTAAAACTATACTCATCATTTGAAATATCTCCCTCAGGAAGTTCAATGATAAATAAACCAATTTTTTTACCACCTTTTCCAATTCTTGCGGCAATAGCCATTATTCCACCATAAATAGCACTAGTAATATAATGTTTATTTGCAGCTCCTTCGGCAAATAGTCTATAGCAATTATTCTCTTCATCTTTTTCAACATATGCTTGAATTTTTTTAGCATTTACACCAACACCAACTTCAGTTAATGCAAAAGATGTGATTCTTCCCCCAGAAATCATTGGTAAAAATATAGATTTTTGTCTATCATCTCCATACCCAAGTAATGAACTTGAACCAATTGTCAATTGTCCAGATATTTCAACAGCTAGTGCTCCTATACCATTTGCCGCCAATGATTCTTCCATAATTGCTAATTGATTATAGTTTAGACCTAAACCATTATATTCTGCTGGGACAGTAAATCCATAAGCATTTTTCTTAGATACTTCTTCCCTTAAAGTATTTGATAGTTTCCCATCAGCTTCAAAAGCTTGTCCACTTTCTAATAAATTTAATGCAGTTTCTAAAATCTCATCAGCTTCTTTTGTTTTTGCATTTTGCATCTCAACTGAACCAGCTGAGATTTCAGATAAATCTGGTTGTGGACCATAAATTAATCTTTCAACTAAACTTGATTTTGTAACATTTAGTTTTTTCATTGCATCAGACATTGCTGAATCTAAAGCTCCAACATCAGCAGCTTGTAAATGATCACCTGCCGCAGCTAAAGCTTCCGTTGCAGCTGATTGTCCATTTTTCCCCATTCCTCTTCCTTTTCTTTCACATTTCATTTTATATATTGTCAGTTTATCAACAAAAAACTTAAATTTATCTTACTAGTAAAGTACTTTTAAATGAAATGTAAAATATTTTTAAGATACTTATATTTTTTATAGAAGATTAATTTAAGTTTCGCTATTCTTTTGCTATGGATAAAAAAGAATTAGAATTAAGAATCGAAAGGGTTAAAGAAAAAAAACCCGAAATTTACAATGATGTTTTGACTATTGTAGTCCCTTTTTACATGTTTCATAATGATTTAAGGGAAGGTATTACAAAAATACAAGAGACTAAATATAATATTACAAATAGTGAAATTGATGTAATGAGATGTTTATATTTATCAAAAAATGATGATAATACATTAAGTCCAACAAAAATATACAATAAATTGATGTTTACCTCTGGTGCTATTACTAAAGTATTAAAAAAACTTGAAGATAGAGGTTATGTTGTTAGACTTGAAAAC contains the following coding sequences:
- a CDS encoding aldehyde dehydrogenase family protein, whose amino-acid sequence is MKKEYKLFINGQDVPSSSNTIIDDISPSTGKAFAKVHMASKEDIESAIDAAHKASKSWANTTPRQREAILLKAADIFESRTEEIREILITETGSAFGKSMFEIGLVADIFRVAAGECRRVSGYTHATNETGMLSYSVRRPLGVIAGIAPFNAPMILSSKKFAFAIAAGNTFVLKPSSNTAITGLIFGEIFKEAGLPDGVFNVIPCSSSVLGETFQTDKRVKMITFTGSTATGKLIASSAAANLTKFTVELGGKSPMIILNDADVDYAVDTAAFSIFMHQGQICMAGSKIIVQEEIFDAFAQKFAAKISGIKASDPSLPTTIVGPLIEEAQCSFIDGLVNDAVSKGAKVLCGNSHSGCFYEPTVISDVTSEMKVYHDEAFGPVAALIKVKTVEEAVEVANMTNYGLSSAVVTNDIGNALKLSEEIEAGMVHINGPTIMDEAHIPFGGIKDSGMGREGGHFSIEEMTELKWVTVEALGNHPYPF
- a CDS encoding p-hydroxycinnamoyl CoA hydratase/lyase; its protein translation is MSSEKDVVKYEVVDGIAWVSYNRPEKRNCMSPAVNRRMMEILDELEYSDDVSVLVLTGEGTAFSAGMDLKEYFVENEAKGLGAIRQSQREAYGWWKRLRDFYKPTIAMVNGWCFGGAYGPLFACDLAFAAKDAQFGLSEINWGILPGGGATKVAVELLSFRDAMYHSMMGENVDGEKAAQWGLVNEACDSDKLKDRVIEVCNVLKEKNPVALHATKQAVRKVSEMTYQNAEEYLVKAQEAANYFDNTGRKEGIKQFIYEKTYKPGLGAYNKDIER
- a CDS encoding acetate--CoA ligase family protein, translated to MNKAIRRTNEETVESISSLLNPKSVVILGASAKPGSSARNIIKTLKLNGYKGEINLLGRNSGDIDGIEIKTSLNDLPKGIDLGILAIPAASVYDAIVDLKSIDVKTVVCMSAGFAELGEEGHALQDKIGKYAYENNIRLVGPNCIGYFNYVNNFHLVLIDLPKQVPFDKNGSKGVAIITQSGGIGLFIGQSLGKRAVPTSYSVTIGNQADIELSDLIDFFIEDEYTGAIAIYAEEIKNPQNLLNAVKRANAVNKNVILMHSGRSEASRSITQSHTGSLTGDYTLMETKLLNAGVAMVNSLDELITLSELLLRFPKPVSGEVGLLTHSGAVCAIATDQFEDCNLVMAALSSDIEEKLKEIIPEYLPARNPFDVGVEAARDPELVGKGLDLLLTEPKIGSTLVVLPTDQDIGTKSIFLNGFIDSMKKHPEKPAIYVPLDESNIYEPEFMTLARDNGVVLGKSMESAVKALSNVDKLCRNKSKQRRENEIIKIDMISQLDSGNVPEYKSKEILAKLDIPIPKGALAKDENEAIKIANELSYPVVLKAQSAKLAHKTDAGGVVLNIKSDDELKIAFNKMMTDIEAIGIKLDGILIEGMAQMGPEIVIGARRDEQWGPVVLVGLGGIWIEILKDVCLITPDLGVDAIVDEISSLKSAALLKGARGAEVVDIKAIAQTVTKIADLIVSNERISEVEINPLVAKAEGVFALDALVVLD
- a CDS encoding TRAP transporter substrate-binding protein, with protein sequence MNKLVKKATLGLAGSMLLVSSLWGAEKATVLTMHTFLSPKAPPYAKLLEPWAAEVEKLSQGKIKIEMFPSMSMGGKPNELYKQARDGVADIVYTVAGYTPGVFPRTEVLELPTVHTNSSLKTAMAAKDNFDLLKDDFTDVHPLVIAMAGPYQLSTVSKKVDSLDAVKGLKLRSPSRTGAWYIQELGAEPVGMPLPAAPQALSKGAVDGAALPMEIFPAFKFQQLTKYTTEIKGGGGFGGSVLLLLMNKEKYESLSQELKDVLAQTTGKKQIAKFAKLADDFEAIGKGLQVKSGGEIITLSEEETAKFDAAGEKTVQRWVAEMNGKGIDGQKIVDAVKKSIANQ
- a CDS encoding hotdog fold thioesterase, which produces MEIWKKKFTLEEINESSKNTATENLEIVITKLTENSLEGQMPVNEKTCQPKGILHGGASALMIETLGSFAGYLAAPINDGIVGIEINANHIAGVKKGNYVRGVATPLHIGKTTHVWEVKIYENDTNKLCCAGRITLAVIKEQI
- a CDS encoding acyl-CoA dehydrogenase family protein, whose translation is MGKNGQSAATEALAAAGDHLQAADVGALDSAMSDAMKKLNVTKSSLVERLIYGPQPDLSEISAGSVEMQNAKTKEADEILETALNLLESGQAFEADGKLSNTLREEVSKKNAYGFTVPAEYNGLGLNYNQLAIMEESLAANGIGALAVEISGQLTIGSSSLLGYGDDRQKSIFLPMISGGRITSFALTEVGVGVNAKKIQAYVEKDEENNCYRLFAEGAANKHYITSAIYGGIMAIAARIGKGGKKIGLFIIELPEGDISNDEYSFNIVSSNSDAFKSIYNTRITFSNFPIPVENEIKADGVEVLFYCLRMGRCMLTAMCAGYQRMMASDSVNYAIKRLGVGGPIIKHELPRLRIGKMLGGALTSQALSHLSLNQDKNGVDLAGLRDISKSFAASSALESLISCERVIGGRSFDRSSRVTEARANIHVFGIVEGENDLILMGMIKDITSNFTKDNVASMLSVLQEANMKNGEPVEKDERILKIDLKTFMKYPGRCTTATLKLLAKPGFYKLISWIIGNGLKEIPHLLGRLVPVSMKSRYDEIPADLKPYVQYAERNLRKCKWLYLGMSLYYQLEQTGAQVPIHRLGKKIELLVAMLALCAHASKIDKSQQSIAALYSEILKVEIEGIQVLKGLSSTENLRRFLKEVGDDAQNGTSTLIKDVKLEPFAHDWQIK
- a CDS encoding Bcr/CflA family efflux MFS transporter produces the protein MKKLTNHIYLAILLALLASLGPMGIDTYIPSIPDISSSFNVSIEKVELSIAIFLIGLSVGQIFGGVISDRFGRRSSSIYGLIGFSFFSFLIIFSHSIYEIWIYRFFEAFCGGIVLVNASAVVRDKFKGNEAAKVFSIIGTVRSVAPLIAPAIGAFIIHFFPWEAVFIFLTVYPLIILFIVQKYLDNTKSDEKQNILNSFYLVLSNKKAMISMFVLGLSFSGIFVFISKASFIYIESFNISTDLFPLYFSSHFVALMVFTKFNITLLKHFEIIKIMKITLLIQVFICILFLLNYKDITLIETMIYLIIYTGLMGFIFGNSLALAMNSFSKNAGVASSVAGVLQFGMASLVSAIVLSFKSEDFFILAISILVLTLASFFILGKYKEN
- a CDS encoding MarR family transcriptional regulator, which codes for MDKKELELRIERVKEKKPEIYNDVLTIVVPFYMFHNDLREGITKIQETKYNITNSEIDVMRCLYLSKNDDNTLSPTKIYNKLMFTSGAITKVLKKLEDRGYVVRLENKFDKRSKLVKLTEEGAKVCKACFSDMLAYEEKRFSKLTEEEKKIYTELTQKLLH